The genomic DNA TTTCAAGTTCAGCTTGTATGAAACCCGTGTGGCCACAAAGTCCTTGTCATTCCCCAACATCGTGTGGAAACTGGTGGCTGTAGCCCGCAGTTCTGGGTTTGCCAGGATATTTCTGAGCAGATAGCTGCTCAGATTCGCGCTGGCGTAGACTCCAATGCGGCCATCATAAGATTCAGAATCATACCCCGCGTTTTCCAAGGCTTCCCAGGCGCATTCTAAGAATAGACGATGCTGCGGGTCCATCAGCTCTGCTTCTCGTGGCGTATAACCAAAGAAGGCCGCGTCAAACAAGTCCATGTCTTTAATGATCCCATCAGCCCCCACATATTGGGGGTTTTCCTGTAGTGATGGGTCTAAATTAGAAGATGCCAATTCTTGCTGAGTGAAAAAGGAGATGGATTCTATGCCATCGCGTAAATTGCACCAGAATTCATCAACATTGGCCGCGCCGGGGAAACGGCCTGTTATGCCTACAATAGCGATATGTTCCGCCATGTTGCCATCATAACCATTGGGTAACTCTACTGTTTTCATCGGTTTCCTATCTTCCCGTCATGGTTTCAGGGTAAGCACAGCTTCTGCCTTTTCCTGCACGCTGCTTTGGGTAAAGAGCATGGGGAAATAATCGCCTTGCTGCCACATCTTGCTGAGATCCTGGCGATGGGCGTGAAAAAGATTCCCATTCTGCCCGGTCGAATTAACGCTGACGGAATTGTCAAAGTCTGAGAGATCCAGGATCATGCGTTGTGCCGGTCCAAAGACAACCTCAAACGGATCGTCGTACCAACCAACATTCACGCTAAACTGCGTACCCGGCGAGGGATATGCCCTGCTGTTGAATAAAGATTCAAGTACAGCAATACCGCTCTGCCCTATGGGAATATGGCGAAATGTCGTGGTATGCACATTTGCCCATGCCCAATCGTTCACGTGCCGTCCATATCGTTCCTGCAGCCATATCAGGCCATCCTGCCAGGCCCGACGGACAATGTCGTCGCGCGTTTCTATTTCAGGCGTGTTCGTGTCATCAAACCAGGCGTTATCTCCATCGGCCATCAACATAACCATCATGGGCACATGTTTGTTGGTGTACTGAGCATATTCATCCATTAATTCGTCGCCCAGTTCATCTTCAAGGGTGTAGTACAGCATGTGCAAGTACCAGATTTCGTAGACTGTCGCGCCTATTGCCTCCGGCTCGTATTGAAAATCCCAGGCTTTTACTTGAGAAAGCGCGTCTTCCTCTAATTGATTGGCGGGTTCAATGATAGATAGATAGGGTTGCAGCGCAGCGGATGGAGGGGAAAATGTCTGTAACTGGATGGCCGCCGAATCTGTCAGGCTTTGACTTTGGTTTGCCGTCAGCGATGCGGCGATCTGCTCGGCGCGATAACTGGGTTCGTACCAATCGTACGTCAGCATATACGGGTAATCACGAGTAACAAACTCGTTGTTGGCTGTAACAATGAATCCAGCCTCTGGATTGAGCGTGCTAGGCAGCTCTGTAAAAGGAATAAAGGTTACCCATTCATAGTTGCCGCTCCAGCCGGGAACAGGCAAAGCGCCCTGGTGCCCGGGCGCGCGTACAGGGACACGCCCGGCAGATTGGTGACCAATGTTGCCGGCTACGTCAGCATAGACAAAGTTTACATTTGGTGAGTCCCAATATGCCAGGGCAGCCCGAAACTCATCCCAGTTGCTGGCCAGGTTAAGCATGAGAATGGAGCGTAATACTTCGTTTCCTTCGTAAAGCGTCCAGCGCAGTGATATAGGCTGTTGTGCGGGAACGTTGAATATGTCATTGATGAGGGGCCCGCGCTGCGTGAGATAGATGTTAAAAGTTACAGGTTCGGCGTCTTTGACCAGGATCGTTTCCGGGAGGATGGTTAAGTCACGCCATTCTTCACCGTGTTGATATTGGGTGGGGTTGCTCAGGTTGTCGAGATGCTCAATGTAGATGTCCTGTACATCTGGCCCCATGTTGGTCATACCCCAGGCAATGCGCTGATTATGGCCTATGACAACGAGCGGTACGCCTGGCAGGGTGAACCCTACCGTATCAAAGCGACCCCCATGCAACCCGTTTTGATACCAAACAGATGGCATCAGCAAATCGAGGTGGGTGTCATTGGCGAGAATGGGTAGACCTGTGGTTGTGCGGCTGCCGTGTATGACCCAATTATTGCTGGCCCAACGGGGGTATGGTTTCGTTAGCCAATTCGTTGACGAAGTGGAGGATTCAGGTGGTACGGCACGTAACCAGTCATAATTGTTGGTTTCAGAGGGCACGATAAGGGTATCTAGATTGTCAGCGAATAGGAAGAGTTGGGTCAGGACGGATGTGCCCTGTTCGGCAACGGTGCGTGCTTGCAGGAGTTCCAGGGCGGCATTGACGCCCATGTTCAATGATAGGAAATTGCCCCAGGCCAGCGAATCTATGGGCGTCCACGGCTGTGGTTCAAAACCTAATAGAGTGAACTCTACCGGCAGGCGATTATGGTTGTCGCTCAAGTAGGCATTGACGCCCGCGGCGTAGGCTGTTAATACCGCCTGGGCGTCGCCGTCCATTTGTTGCCAGCTTTGTTCGGCAACACGTCGTAAACCCAACGTGCGCATGAATTGATCTAGCTCGACGGTGGATGCTCCGGCAATTTCGCTCATTCTACCCTGGCTCAAGCGGCGGCTTATCTCCATTTGCCACAACCGATCCTGGGCGTGGGCATAGCCTTGGGCAAAGAGCAGATCTGTTTCATTGTCGGCGTAGATGTGGGGAACGCCCCATGGGTCGCGTACGATTTCAGCGTTCATGC from Ardenticatenales bacterium includes the following:
- a CDS encoding penicillin acylase family protein → MTHLRKWAIRLAILLLILFVLTGSLGIWLVRRPWTPVAGNVETTGLSMNAEIVRDPWGVPHIYADNETDLLFAQGYAHAQDRLWQMEISRRLSQGRMSEIAGASTVELDQFMRTLGLRRVAEQSWQQMDGDAQAVLTAYAAGVNAYLSDNHNRLPVEFTLLGFEPQPWTPIDSLAWGNFLSLNMGVNAALELLQARTVAEQGTSVLTQLFLFADNLDTLIVPSETNNYDWLRAVPPESSTSSTNWLTKPYPRWASNNWVIHGSRTTTGLPILANDTHLDLLMPSVWYQNGLHGGRFDTVGFTLPGVPLVVIGHNQRIAWGMTNMGPDVQDIYIEHLDNLSNPTQYQHGEEWRDLTILPETILVKDAEPVTFNIYLTQRGPLINDIFNVPAQQPISLRWTLYEGNEVLRSILMLNLASNWDEFRAALAYWDSPNVNFVYADVAGNIGHQSAGRVPVRAPGHQGALPVPGWSGNYEWVTFIPFTELPSTLNPEAGFIVTANNEFVTRDYPYMLTYDWYEPSYRAEQIAASLTANQSQSLTDSAAIQLQTFSPPSAALQPYLSIIEPANQLEEDALSQVKAWDFQYEPEAIGATVYEIWYLHMLYYTLEDELGDELMDEYAQYTNKHVPMMVMLMADGDNAWFDDTNTPEIETRDDIVRRAWQDGLIWLQERYGRHVNDWAWANVHTTTFRHIPIGQSGIAVLESLFNSRAYPSPGTQFSVNVGWYDDPFEVVFGPAQRMILDLSDFDNSVSVNSTGQNGNLFHAHRQDLSKMWQQGDYFPMLFTQSSVQEKAEAVLTLKP